The Apodemus sylvaticus chromosome 17, mApoSyl1.1, whole genome shotgun sequence genome contains a region encoding:
- the Krt1 gene encoding keratin, type II cytoskeletal 1, whose translation MSLQCSSRSLCRGGGGGGRNFSSGSAGLVSFQRRSTSCSMRRSGGGGGGGGRFSGGGFCGSSGSGFGSKSLVNLGGGRSISISVAGGGGSYGGGFGGGSYGGGFGGSGFGGGFGGGGYGSGGGFGGGGYGSGGGFGGGGYGGSRFGGGFGPVCPPGGIQEVTINQSLLQPLNVEIDPQIQKVKSQEREQIKSLNDQFASFIDKVRFLEQQNQVLQTKWELLQQVDTSTRTQNLDPYFESYISNLRRQVDSLKSDQSRMDSELKNMQDLVEEYRTKYEDEINKRTNAENEFVTIKKDVDSAYMNKVELQAKADTLQQEIDFLSALYQTELSQMQTHISETNVVLSMDNNRSLDLDGIISEVKAQYDSICQRSKAEAETFYQSKYEELQITAGRHGDSVKSSKMEISELNRTIQRLRSEIDGVKKQISHMQQNISDAEQRGEKALKDAQNKLNEIEDALTQAKEELARLLRDYQELMNTKLALDMEIATYRKLLEGEEIRMSGECTPSVSVSVSTSHTSMSGSSSRGGGRYGGGSGGGSYGGGYGGGSGGGGSGGSYGGGSGGGSYGGGSGGGSYGGGSSGSHRGGSGGGGGSSGGSYGGSSGGGRGGSSSGGVKSSGSSSVKFVSTSYSRGTK comes from the exons ATGAGTCTACAGTGTAGTTCCAGGTCTCTGTGCcgcggtggtggcggcggcggcaggaaCTTCAGCTCAGGCTCTGCAGGCCTAGTCAGCTTCCAACGCAGGTCCACCAGCTGCTCTATGCGCCGCAgcggtggaggtggtggtggtggtgggagattTTCAGGAGGAGGCTTCTGTGGGAGTTCGGGTAGTGGCTTTGGAAGTAAAAGTCTTGTTAACCTTGGAGGTGGCAGAAGCATCTCCATAAGTGTGGCTGGAGGTGGTGGCAGCTACGGTGGTGGCTTTGGGGGTGGCAGCTATGGTGGTGGCTTTGGGGGTAGTGGTTTTGGTGGTGGCTTTGGTGGTGGTGGCTATGGTAGTGGAggtggttttggtggtggtggctaCGGTAGTGGAGGTGGTTTTGGTGGTGGAGGATATGGGGGTAGTAGATTTGGGGGTGGTTTTGGGCCTGTCTGTCCCCCTGGTGGCATCCAGGAAGTGACCATCAACCAGAGCCTTCTGCAGCCCCTCAATGTTGAGATCGACCCTCAGATTCAAAAAGTGAAGTCTCAGGAGAGAGAACAGATCAAGTCACTCAATGACCAATTTGCCTCCTTCATTGACAAG GTGCGCTTCCTAGAGCAACAAAACCAGGTGCTGCAAACCAAATGGGAGCTGCTGCAGCAGGTGGACACCTCAACCCGGACCCAGAACCTAGACCCTTACTTTGAGTCCTATATCAGCAATCTCAGAAGGCAAGTGGACTCACTGAAGAGTGACCAGTCACGGATGGATTCTGAACTGAAGAACATGCAAGACCTGGTGGAAGAGTACAGGACCAA GTACGAGGATGAAATCAACAAGAGGACCAACGCAGAGAATGAATTCGTGACCATCAAGAAG GATGTGGATTCGGCTTATATGAACAAAGTAGAGCTTCAGGCCAAGGCGGACACCCTCCAGCAAGAGATCGACTTCCTCTCCGCACTCTACCAAACG GAATTGTCTCAGATGCAAACTCACATCAGTGAGACCAATGTTGTCCTGTCCATGGACAACAACCGCAGTCTGGACCTGGACGGCATCATCTCAGAAGTCAAGGCCCAGTATGACAGCATTTGCCAGAGGAGCAAGGCTGAAGCCGAGACCTTTTACCAGAGCAAG TATGAAGAGCTGCAGATCACTGCTGGCAGACACGGGGATAGTGTGAAGAGTTCAAAGATGGAGATTTCTGAGCTGAACAGAACAATCCAGAGACTTCGATCCGAAATTGATGGTGTCAAGAAGCAG ATCTCCCACATGCAGCAGAACATCAGTGACGCTGAGCAGCGGGGCGAGAAGGCCCTCAAAGACGCTCAGAACAAGCTGAATGAGATCGAGGATGCCTTGACACAAGCCAAAGAGGAGCTCGCCAGACTGCTCCGAGACTACCAGGAGCTCATGAACACCAAGCTGGCGCTGGACATGGAGATCGCCACCTACAGGAAGCTTCTGGAAGGAGAGGAGATCAG GATGTCTGGAGAGTGCACCCCCAGCGTGAGCGTGT CGGTGAGCACCAGCCACACCAGCATGAGCGGAAGCAGTAGCCGAGGCGGCGGTAGATACGGAGGCGGCTCTGGAGGCGGCAGCTACGGCGGCGGCTACGGAGGTGGCTCCGGGGGCGGCGGCAGTGGTGGCAGCTACGGCGGCGGCTCCGGAGGCGGCAGCTATGGAGGTGGTTCCGGAGGCGGCAGCtatggcggcggcagcagtggaaGCCACAGAGGTGGCTCTGGAGGGGGCGGTGGCAGCTCTGGAGGCAGCTACGGTGGCTCCTCTGGGGGAGGCCGGGGAGGATCCAGCTCCGGTGGTGTTAAGTCCTCTGGCAGTTCTAGCGTGAAGTTTGTTTCCACCAGTTACTCCCGAGGGACCAAATAA
- the LOC127667535 gene encoding keratin, type II cytoskeletal 1b, giving the protein MSRQFSSQSAFSSRSRRAYSSRSLSGFGGGRQALVSVSQSRKYGGDYGGGFSSRSLYSLGGSKSIFGSLVGRSASGFCQSRGVGGGFGGGFGGGRSFGGGGFGGGYGGGGRFGGGFGGAGFGPGNFGLGGFGPSYPPGGIHEVTINQSLLEPLHLEVDPEIQRVKTHEREQIKTLNNKFASFIDKVRFLEQQNQVLQTKWELLQQVNTSIRTSSLEPIFEDFINQLQRQVDALTTEQLRQNTEIRTMQDVVEDYKNKYEDEINKRTNAENDFVVLKKDVDAAFMGKSDLQSKVDTLYGEINFLKYLFDTELSQIQTHVSDTNVILSMDNNRSLDLDSIIDAVRTQYELIAQKSKDEAEALYQTKYQELQITAGKHGDDLKNTKMEISELNRSIQRLQAEIANVKKQVEQMHGSISGAEERGERALQDAKQKLQEMEEALQQSKEDLAKLLRDYQAMLGAKLSLDAEIATYRQLLEGEESRMSGALQSQVSISVQSSQVTIGGGGSGSYGGGSSRGGGGSGGYGGGSGSRGGGGGSGGGSYVSSSRSSSKYSGGGGGSSRTQILQTSTHSSRRHVVE; this is encoded by the exons ATGAGCCGCCAGTTCAGTTCTCAGTCTGCATTTAGCTCAAGGAGCAGGAGGGCCTATAGCAGCAGGTCTTTATCAGGCTTTGGAGGTGGGAGACAGGCTTTGGTGTCTGTGAGTCAGTCGAGGAAGTATGGAGGTGATTACGGTGGTGGGTTCAGTTCCAGGAGTCTCTACAGTCTGGGTGGTAGTAAAAGCATCTTTGGAAGCCTAGTGGGGCGAAGTGCTAGTGGTTTCTGCCAGAGTAGAGGGGTAGGAGGAGGATTTGGAGGAGGGtttggaggaggaagaagctttGGTGGAGGTGGCTTTGGGGGTGGCTATGGTGGAGGTGGCAGATTTGGAGGTGGTTTTGGGGGTGCTGGATTTGGCCCTGGCAACTTTGGGCTTGGGGGCTTTGGCCCTTCTTATCCTCCCGGGGGCATCCATGAGGTGACTATTAACCAGAGTCTCCTGGAGCCCCTTCACCTGGAGGTGGATCCTGAAATTCAGAGGGTCAAGACCCACGAGCGGGAACAGATCAAGACTCTCAACAACAAGTTTGCCTCCTTCATTGACAAG GTTCGCTTCCTGGAGCAGCAGAACCAGGTGCTACAGACAAAATGGGAGCTGCTGCAGCAGGTGAACACCTCCATTCGGACCAGCAGCCTGGAGCCAATCTTTGAGGACTTCATCAATCaactgcagaggcaggtggatgctcTGACCACCGAGCAGTTGCGCCAGAACACGGAGATCAGGACCATGCAGGATGTTGTGGAGGACTACAAGAACAA GTATGAGGATGAAATCAACAAACGGACCAATGCAGAGAATGACTTTGTTGTTTTGAAGAAG GACGTGGATGCTGCTTTCATGGGCAAATCAGACTTGCAGTCCAAAGTGGACACGCTGTATGGGGAGATCAACTTCCTCAAATATCTATTTGATACG GAGCTGTCCCAGATACAAACCCACGTCAGTGACACCAATGTCATCTTGTCAATGGACAATAACCGCTCCCTGGACCTGGACAGCATCATCGATGCCGTGCGCACCCAATACGAATTAATTGCACAGAAGAGCAAAGATGAGGCTGAGGCCCTATACCAGACCAAG TACCAGGAGCTGCAGATCACAGCTGGGAAACATGGAGATGACCTGAAAAATACTAAGATGGAGATCTCAGAGCTCAACCGCAGCATCCAGAGGCTGCAGGCAGAGATTGCCAACGTCAAGAAGCAG GTCGAACAGATGCACGGATCCATTTCCggtgcagaggagagaggagaaagggcacTCCAGGATGCCAAGCAGAAGCTGCAGGAAATGGAAGAGGCCCTACAGCAGTCTAAGGAGGACCTGGCCAAGCTGCTGAGAGACTACCAGGCAATGCTGGGTGCCAAGCTGTCCTTGGACGCGGAGATCGCCACCTACCGCCAGCTTTTGGAGGGCGAGGAGAGCAG GATGTCGGGGGCCCTGCAGAGCCAAGTGAGCATCT CTGTGCAGAGTAGCCAGGTGACCATTGGTGGCGGCGGCTCAGGAAGTTATGGAGGCGGCAGTTCCCGCGGAGGCGGAGGCAGCGGCGGTTACGGAGGAGGATCAGGCTCccgtggtggcggcggtggcagtgGAGGCGGGAGCTATGTCTCAagtagcagaagcagcagcaaatacagcggcggcggcggcggctcctCCCGCACGCAGATACTGCAGACCTCCACCCACAGCTCGCGCAGGCACGTGGTGGAGTAG